CGAGGTCGTCAAAGGATTCGACCTTGCTGCCCCGGACCAGCGCGCCGGGATCCAGGGCACGCAGCCGCTCCTCCAGCAGATGTTCGGTACGGACCTGGGGCAGGGTAAGGACAAAGGGGTAACGGTCCGACGCCGCCGCGAAGTCCAGGCGGGCCACGGTCCGCCCCGCACTGCGGGCTTCCCCGTGGGTGATGCGGACGCCTTCGCGGATCATGGCATCGCCAATGCCGGCCTGGGCCAGGGACTCCAGGGCGGGCGGATGGACCCCGATCGCCCGGGAATGGCTGCTGCGGCTCGGCCGCTGTTCCAGGACCTGGACGGACACCCCTGCCTGCAGCAGCAGGCAGGCCAGGTACAGGCCGACAGGGCCGCCGCCCGCCACCACGACGTCGGTGCTGCGGCGCGGAAGATCAGCCGGCATCGAACTGGCCCGTGGGGGTCCGCGCAGGAACCGGCGGCCGGTAAAGAAGCAGGTTCTGCCACGGCTTCTGCTGCAGTCCCTGCCAGCCCGGCGGTGTCACCGCCGCGAGTTCCGAAGCCGTGTAACTGCGGCGGATGGAGGTCAGGCCGTCTGCCCGGATGAACGAGCCGGGGAAGAACGGCAGCGTCCCGACGGAGAACAGGGCATAGGCCCACCGGCTGCGCTGAATGTCGCTGTGCAGGCACAGTTTCCGTCCCAGCAGCTCCGAGTCGGCCAGCAGCCCCCGCAGTTCCTTCGGAGCCAGATGGTGGAGCATGTGGTTGGAAATCACCGCGTCGTAGGACCGTCCCTCGGCCACCAGATCCCCGCTGAACGCCCGGCGGAAGGTCAGTCCCGGCATCGGTGGACGCGAGGAGGCAAACGTATGCGCCCTCGGGTCCGGGTCAATCGCGGTGATCTCCACGGCTAGCCCATCCCGCCGGGACCAGCGGGCGATGCAGCGGGGGACATCCCCTCCACCGGAGCCGACGTCC
This window of the Arthrobacter sp. zg-Y919 genome carries:
- a CDS encoding class I SAM-dependent methyltransferase — encoded protein: MTAVFPSLSTRALDAVEEMDRPDADLLRLERTYAQFWLINAVVSGWRRNYVRYLRPLFRQDGGGTLLDVGSGGGDVPRCIARWSRRDGLAVEITAIDPDPRAHTFASSRPPMPGLTFRRAFSGDLVAEGRSYDAVISNHMLHHLAPKELRGLLADSELLGRKLCLHSDIQRSRWAYALFSVGTLPFFPGSFIRADGLTSIRRSYTASELAAVTPPGWQGLQQKPWQNLLLYRPPVPARTPTGQFDAG